A window of Pseudomonas monteilii contains these coding sequences:
- a CDS encoding peptidylprolyl isomerase, whose amino-acid sequence MSEINLSTDESRVSYGIGRQLGGQLRDNPPPGVSLEAILLGLTDAFNGQDSRVSEADLSASFKVIREVMQAEAAAKAEAAAAVGKQYLTDNATREGVITLPSGLQYEVLATGDGAKPGREATVRTHYHGTLIDGTVFDSSYERGQPIEFPVTGVIAGWTEALQLMNAGSKWRLHVPSELAYGAQGAGSIPPHSVLVFDVELLDVL is encoded by the coding sequence ATGTCCGAAATCAACCTGTCCACCGACGAATCCCGCGTCAGCTACGGCATCGGCCGTCAGCTGGGTGGCCAGCTGCGCGACAACCCGCCACCAGGCGTGAGCCTCGAGGCGATCCTCCTGGGCCTGACCGATGCGTTCAATGGCCAGGACAGCCGCGTCAGCGAAGCCGATCTGTCGGCCAGCTTCAAGGTCATCCGCGAAGTCATGCAGGCCGAAGCCGCTGCCAAGGCCGAAGCCGCAGCTGCCGTGGGCAAGCAGTACCTGACCGACAACGCCACCCGTGAAGGCGTGATCACCCTGCCATCGGGCCTGCAGTACGAAGTGCTGGCCACCGGCGACGGCGCCAAGCCAGGCCGCGAAGCCACCGTGCGCACCCACTACCACGGCACCCTGATCGACGGCACCGTGTTCGACAGCTCTTACGAGCGCGGTCAGCCGATCGAATTCCCGGTCACGGGCGTGATCGCGGGCTGGACCGAAGCGCTGCAACTGATGAACGCCGGCAGCAAATGGCGCCTGCACGTGCCGAGCGAGCTGGCCTACGGCGCCCAGGGCGCGGGCAGCATCCCGCCGCACAGCGTGCTGGTCTTCGACGTCGAGCTGCTCGACGTTCTGTAA
- a CDS encoding cation transporter: protein MNLQQLDLEIQAGRVQELNVISIEGGDYLLEALIGERVCPIKDTDGTRLRARSVEHIRQQVQTLPDVPMHLIHPSAYDEMCGLGEHPRNVLKVPISQRSAW, encoded by the coding sequence ATGAACCTTCAGCAACTCGACCTCGAGATCCAGGCCGGCCGTGTCCAGGAACTGAACGTGATCTCCATCGAGGGTGGCGACTACCTGCTCGAGGCCCTGATCGGCGAGCGTGTCTGTCCGATCAAGGACACGGACGGCACACGCCTGCGCGCGCGCTCGGTCGAGCACATCCGCCAACAGGTGCAGACGCTTCCCGATGTCCCCATGCACCTGATCCACCCGTCGGCCTACGACGAGATGTGCGGCCTGGGCGAACATCCGCGCAACGTGCTCAAGGTGCCGATCTCCCAGCGCTCGGCCTGGTAG
- a CDS encoding ribosomal-protein-alanine acetyltransferase has translation MSESISFRPMTEADLDAVLKIEYAAFSHPWTRGIFQDALKSYEVWLMFDGQQQVGHGVINVIIDEAHLLNITVKPENQGRGLGLRLLEHLMARAWALNGRECFLEVRASNQSAYRLYERYGFNEIGRRRDYYPAPGGREDALVMACTLLEA, from the coding sequence ATGAGTGAATCGATCAGTTTCCGCCCGATGACCGAGGCGGATCTGGATGCCGTGCTGAAGATCGAGTATGCCGCGTTCAGCCATCCCTGGACCCGCGGCATCTTCCAGGATGCGCTCAAGTCGTACGAGGTCTGGTTGATGTTCGATGGCCAGCAGCAGGTGGGGCACGGCGTGATCAACGTGATCATCGACGAGGCGCACCTGCTGAACATCACCGTCAAGCCGGAGAACCAGGGGCGCGGGCTCGGCCTGCGCCTGCTCGAGCATCTGATGGCCCGGGCCTGGGCATTGAACGGGCGTGAGTGCTTTCTCGAAGTCCGGGCCAGCAACCAGTCGGCCTATCGCCTGTACGAACGCTATGGCTTCAACGAGATCGGTCGCCGCCGCGACTACTATCCCGCGCCAGGTGGCCGCGAGGATGCGCTGGTGATGGCCTGCACCTTGCTCGAAGCCTGA
- a CDS encoding chromosome partitioning protein produces MHLDLSELSQLAPLFRELYKGFHISRRDPELYAQLSTFQDAYRTLFKALGFELVCDTRGFYYFVPEQAAAHVNKTAQRLSLMTFILVEHLADQGRDPIAVLDGGSLGRDELPALLDKYRDLFVQAEVQSVEDLEEKILRRMTQLGFAHEEGGLYRFLPPMHRFLDVCLSVQQDRDLAATLHSDLPLPTPVLAEDDGPTGFDALDDNEDDALARAIAEEQQEVYP; encoded by the coding sequence ATGCATCTTGATCTTTCCGAACTGTCCCAGCTCGCGCCTCTGTTCCGCGAGCTGTACAAAGGCTTCCACATCAGCCGCCGCGACCCGGAGCTGTACGCCCAGCTGTCGACGTTCCAGGACGCCTACCGGACCCTGTTCAAGGCCCTGGGCTTCGAGCTGGTCTGCGACACCCGCGGTTTCTACTACTTCGTCCCGGAACAGGCCGCCGCCCACGTCAACAAGACGGCCCAGCGCCTGTCGCTGATGACTTTCATTCTGGTGGAGCACCTGGCCGACCAGGGGCGCGACCCCATCGCCGTGCTCGACGGCGGCAGCCTGGGCCGTGACGAACTGCCCGCCCTGCTGGACAAGTACCGCGACCTGTTCGTCCAGGCCGAGGTGCAGAGCGTCGAGGACCTGGAGGAAAAGATCCTGCGGCGCATGACCCAGCTGGGGTTCGCCCATGAGGAAGGTGGCCTCTACCGCTTCCTGCCGCCGATGCACCGTTTCCTCGACGTCTGCCTGTCGGTGCAGCAGGACCGCGACCTGGCGGCCACGCTGCACAGCGACCTGCCGCTGCCGACGCCGGTCCTGGCCGAGGACGACGGGCCGACCGGCTTCGACGCCCTCGATGACAATGAAGACGACGCCTTGGCCCGCGCCATTGCCGAAGAACAGCAGGAGGTCTACCCATGA
- the rpmA gene encoding 50S ribosomal protein L27 (involved in the peptidyltransferase reaction during translation) — protein MAHKKAGGSTRNGRDSESKRLGVKMYGGQVIKAGNIIVRQRGTQFHAGYGVGMGKDHTLFAKIEGVIKFEKKGEFNRRYVSVVAA, from the coding sequence ATGGCACACAAAAAAGCTGGTGGTAGTACCCGTAACGGTCGCGACTCAGAATCGAAACGCCTTGGCGTGAAGATGTACGGCGGCCAGGTCATCAAGGCCGGCAACATCATCGTGCGTCAGCGCGGCACCCAGTTCCACGCCGGCTACGGCGTTGGCATGGGCAAGGATCACACCCTGTTCGCCAAGATCGAAGGCGTGATCAAGTTCGAGAAGAAAGGCGAGTTCAATCGTCGTTACGTGAGCGTCGTCGCGGCCTGA
- a CDS encoding alkylphosphonate utilization protein, with protein MSTLPPCPRCNSEYTYEDGTQLICPECAHEWSTVASDEASDEVVKKDSVGNVLQDGDTVTVIKDLKVKGSSLVVKVGTKVKNIRLCDGDHDIDCKIDGIGAMKLKSEFVRKV; from the coding sequence GTGAGCACCTTGCCACCCTGCCCCCGCTGCAATTCCGAATACACCTACGAGGATGGCACGCAGCTGATCTGCCCCGAATGCGCCCACGAATGGTCCACTGTCGCGTCCGATGAGGCCTCCGACGAGGTGGTGAAGAAAGACTCGGTCGGCAATGTCCTGCAGGATGGCGACACCGTCACGGTGATCAAGGACCTCAAGGTCAAGGGCTCGTCCCTGGTGGTCAAGGTCGGCACCAAGGTCAAGAACATCCGCCTGTGCGACGGCGACCACGACATCGACTGCAAGATCGACGGCATCGGTGCGATGAAGCTGAAATCGGAGTTCGTGCGCAAGGTCTGA
- a CDS encoding chromosome partitioning protein ParA, producing the protein MSQERYGIRRFALLNTAGYSLGVFPLEEPLSVYGANNLGKSASINALQFPILARMSDMSFGKYSLEQSRRFYFASDTSYILCELNLPHGPHVIGVVGRGPGGGFGHQFFAYAGELDLAHYQRDDTCLRQKELFANLDRHGLKAYELKPDELRRLLVGGHTSVPLDLTLIPLRSTSEHSLKTFRALFINLLHMREITAAKLKQLFLDAFEHSLRSGSIDYIAACEEAFRDVRRMEQDYNALVVAGPLVESLANGVAQRDVLRGKLHRLSPLLDHLLGTWQDYAVARKEELVIQAEHYQHEQDNLQNTQRNSTQELMRLERELTGIQRWLGELSVLKHRFALVDDVRVLEQQLLAAKDAHDELAGALAQSRQFSAEDLDQRVQDVQARLKSVRQQLDHADNNSYARLREEFSQQDLERLMRLFNGALFSLPLGQAGLALDDGEQWVKTLERVLEGFNGERFEAPGLSIDLSHIDPPALRALVDRAALREQKDRLEKELHQLQTQQSVSADRTASKTQSEALYQAVLDAQKALEDYRRAQTLGAEEAQKLEQLAQLEAAQDELKRSSDAFTERVQQLSAKLQLVGRQLADLEARQRTLDDALRRRHLLPAGLPLGTPFMEPVDDSLDNLLPLLNDYQDSWQGLQRVDNQIEALYAQVRLKGVAKFDSEDDMERRLTLLINAYAHRGDEALTLAKARRAAVTDIARTLRNIRSDYDSLEHQLALFNREINKRQVSNLQSFRVVLAPNKEALKHIDQIIHSAGQYEEGETLSVFDLSQTAEQDHKNEEAKEYLARLVAANHNQLGLRDLFELAFEITKVNGQPVIHADIDGAASNGTTMTIKALTNMYLLLHLMDRDLAGRVRLPYYLDEAADIDERNQTALLETSQQLGFVPILASVKPQVSARVAIDLEGGSGPNGIYLDEADWKYISRLDVQAGEAEDVRAGEAEDVRDVEEEAMPG; encoded by the coding sequence ATGAGCCAGGAACGCTACGGGATCCGCCGCTTCGCCCTGCTCAACACGGCCGGCTACAGCCTGGGGGTGTTCCCGCTGGAGGAACCGCTGTCGGTGTACGGCGCCAACAACCTGGGCAAGTCGGCCTCGATCAATGCGCTGCAGTTCCCGATCCTGGCGCGCATGTCCGACATGAGCTTCGGCAAGTACAGCCTGGAGCAGTCGCGCCGCTTCTACTTCGCCAGCGACACCAGCTACATCCTCTGCGAGCTCAACCTGCCCCATGGCCCCCATGTGATCGGCGTGGTCGGGCGTGGGCCGGGCGGCGGGTTCGGCCATCAGTTCTTCGCCTACGCCGGCGAGCTGGACCTGGCCCACTACCAGCGCGACGACACCTGCCTGCGGCAGAAGGAGCTGTTCGCCAACCTCGACCGCCACGGCCTGAAAGCCTACGAGCTCAAGCCCGACGAGCTGCGCCGCCTGCTGGTGGGCGGGCATACCTCGGTGCCGCTCGACCTGACGCTGATCCCGCTGCGCTCGACCAGCGAGCACAGCCTCAAGACCTTCCGCGCGCTGTTCATCAACCTGCTGCACATGCGCGAGATCACCGCCGCCAAGCTCAAGCAGCTGTTCCTGGACGCGTTCGAGCACAGCCTGCGTTCGGGCAGCATCGACTACATCGCCGCCTGCGAAGAAGCGTTCCGCGACGTGCGGCGCATGGAGCAGGACTACAACGCCCTGGTCGTCGCCGGGCCGCTCGTCGAGTCGCTGGCCAATGGCGTCGCCCAGCGCGACGTGCTGCGCGGCAAGCTGCACCGGCTCTCGCCGCTGCTCGACCACCTGCTCGGCACCTGGCAGGACTATGCCGTCGCCCGCAAGGAAGAACTGGTCATCCAGGCCGAGCACTATCAGCACGAGCAGGACAACCTGCAGAACACCCAACGCAACAGCACCCAGGAACTGATGCGCCTGGAGCGGGAACTGACCGGCATACAGCGCTGGCTGGGCGAGCTGTCCGTGCTCAAGCACCGCTTCGCGCTGGTGGACGACGTCAGGGTACTGGAGCAGCAGTTGCTGGCCGCCAAGGATGCCCACGACGAACTGGCCGGCGCCCTGGCGCAATCGCGCCAGTTCAGTGCCGAGGACCTGGATCAACGGGTGCAGGATGTGCAGGCGCGGCTCAAGTCGGTCCGCCAGCAGCTCGACCATGCCGACAACAACAGTTATGCCCGTCTGCGCGAGGAATTCTCCCAGCAGGACCTGGAGCGGTTGATGCGCCTGTTCAACGGCGCCTTGTTCAGTCTGCCGCTGGGCCAGGCAGGCCTTGCGCTGGATGACGGCGAGCAATGGGTCAAGACTCTCGAGCGCGTGCTGGAAGGATTCAACGGCGAGCGCTTCGAGGCACCTGGCCTGTCGATCGACCTGTCGCACATCGATCCACCGGCGTTACGGGCGCTGGTCGATCGCGCGGCCCTGCGCGAGCAGAAGGATCGTCTGGAAAAAGAACTGCACCAGCTGCAGACCCAGCAGTCGGTGAGCGCCGACCGCACCGCCAGCAAGACCCAGAGCGAAGCCCTGTACCAGGCGGTGCTGGATGCGCAGAAGGCCCTGGAAGACTATCGCCGCGCCCAGACCCTGGGCGCCGAGGAAGCCCAGAAGCTGGAACAGCTGGCCCAGCTCGAGGCGGCCCAGGACGAGCTCAAGCGCTCCAGCGACGCCTTCACCGAGCGCGTCCAGCAGCTGTCGGCCAAGTTGCAACTGGTCGGCCGACAGCTGGCGGACCTCGAGGCGCGCCAGCGCACTCTCGACGACGCCCTGCGCCGCCGTCACCTGCTGCCGGCCGGCCTGCCCCTAGGCACGCCGTTCATGGAGCCGGTCGACGACAGCCTGGACAACCTGCTGCCGTTGCTCAACGACTACCAGGACAGCTGGCAGGGGCTGCAGCGGGTCGACAACCAGATCGAGGCGTTGTACGCGCAGGTGCGCCTCAAAGGCGTGGCCAAGTTCGACAGCGAGGACGACATGGAGCGTCGCCTGACCCTGCTGATCAACGCCTACGCCCACCGCGGCGACGAGGCGCTGACCCTGGCCAAGGCCCGCCGTGCGGCGGTCACCGACATCGCCCGGACCCTGCGCAACATCCGCAGCGACTATGACAGCCTCGAGCACCAACTGGCGCTGTTCAACCGCGAGATCAACAAGCGACAGGTGTCCAACCTGCAGAGCTTCCGCGTGGTGCTGGCGCCGAACAAGGAGGCGCTCAAGCACATCGACCAGATCATCCACAGCGCCGGCCAGTACGAGGAAGGCGAGACGTTGTCGGTGTTCGACCTGAGCCAGACGGCCGAGCAGGACCACAAGAACGAGGAAGCCAAGGAGTACCTGGCCCGCCTGGTCGCCGCTAACCACAACCAGCTGGGGCTCAGGGACCTGTTCGAGCTGGCCTTCGAGATCACCAAGGTCAACGGCCAGCCGGTGATCCATGCCGACATCGATGGCGCAGCGTCCAACGGCACCACCATGACCATCAAGGCGCTGACCAACATGTACCTGTTGCTGCACCTGATGGACCGCGACCTGGCCGGACGCGTGCGCCTGCCCTACTACCTGGACGAAGCGGCGGACATCGACGAGCGCAACCAGACGGCCCTGCTCGAGACCAGCCAGCAGCTGGGCTTCGTGCCGATCCTGGCCAGCGTGAAGCCGCAGGTGTCGGCACGGGTGGCGATCGACTTGGAAGGCGGTAGCGGGCCGAACGGGATCTACCTCGACGAGGCGGACTGGAAGTACATCAGCCGCCTGGACGTGCAGGCGGGTGAGGCAGAGGACGTGCGGGCGGGTGAGGCAGAGGACGTGCGGGACGTCGAAGAAGAGGCGATGCCGGGCTGA
- the rplU gene encoding 50S ribosomal protein L21, producing MSYAVIVTGGKQYKVAEGEYLKIEKLEIATGESVTFDRVLLVANGDDVTIGAPVVAGAKVVAEVISQGRHDKVRIIKFRRRKHHMKRMGHRQWFTEIKITGIQA from the coding sequence ATGTCTTACGCAGTAATTGTTACCGGTGGCAAGCAATACAAAGTCGCCGAAGGTGAATACCTGAAGATCGAGAAGCTCGAGATCGCCACCGGCGAATCCGTGACCTTCGATCGCGTTCTGCTGGTTGCCAACGGTGACGACGTCACCATCGGTGCACCCGTTGTCGCCGGTGCCAAGGTCGTTGCCGAAGTCATTTCGCAAGGCCGTCACGACAAGGTTCGCATCATCAAGTTCCGTCGTCGTAAGCACCACATGAAGCGCATGGGCCACCGCCAGTGGTTCACCGAGATCAAAATCACCGGTATTCAGGCTTAA
- a CDS encoding glutamate 5-kinase (catalyzes the formation of glutamate 5-phosphate from glutamate in proline biosynthesis): MRDKVTGARRWVVKIGSALLTADGKGLDRGAMAVWVEQMVALREAGVELVLVSSGAVAAGMSQLGWAQRPSAMNELQAAAALGQMRLVQAWESSFGEHGKHTAQILLTHDDLSDRKRYLNARSTLRTLVELGVVPVINENDTVVTDEIRFGDNDTLAALVANLVEADLLVILTDRDGMFTADPRHNPDAQLIHEARADDPSLDAVAGSTGGALGRGGMQTKLRAARLAARSGAHTLIVGGRIERVLDRLKAGERLGTLLSPERGMLAARKQWLAGHLQTRGTLMLDAGAVQALRQANKSLLPVGVKGVQGSFRRGEMVVCVDPDGQEVARGLANYSAVEAQKIIGQASDAIQTVLGYAAEPELVHRDNLVLV; encoded by the coding sequence ATGCGAGACAAGGTGACGGGCGCGCGGCGCTGGGTCGTGAAGATCGGCAGTGCCCTGCTGACCGCCGATGGCAAGGGGCTGGACCGCGGCGCCATGGCCGTCTGGGTCGAACAGATGGTCGCGCTGCGTGAAGCGGGCGTCGAACTGGTGCTGGTGTCCTCCGGGGCCGTGGCTGCCGGCATGAGCCAGCTGGGCTGGGCCCAGCGACCGAGCGCGATGAATGAGCTGCAGGCCGCCGCCGCGCTGGGCCAGATGCGTCTGGTGCAGGCCTGGGAGTCGAGCTTCGGCGAGCACGGCAAGCACACCGCGCAGATCCTGCTGACCCATGACGACCTGTCCGACCGCAAGCGCTACCTCAATGCGCGCAGCACCTTGCGCACGTTGGTGGAGCTGGGCGTGGTGCCGGTGATCAACGAGAACGACACCGTGGTCACCGACGAGATCCGCTTCGGCGACAACGACACCCTGGCGGCGCTGGTGGCCAACCTGGTCGAGGCCGACCTGCTGGTGATCCTCACCGACCGCGACGGCATGTTCACCGCCGATCCGCGGCACAACCCCGATGCCCAGCTGATCCACGAAGCCCGCGCCGACGACCCGAGCCTGGACGCGGTGGCAGGCAGCACGGGCGGCGCCCTGGGCCGCGGCGGCATGCAGACCAAGCTGCGCGCGGCGCGCCTGGCCGCCCGTTCGGGTGCCCACACCCTCATCGTCGGCGGACGGATCGAGCGCGTGCTCGATCGCCTCAAGGCCGGCGAACGCCTGGGCACGTTGCTGTCACCCGAGCGCGGCATGCTCGCCGCGCGCAAGCAGTGGCTCGCCGGGCACTTGCAGACGCGCGGTACCCTGATGCTCGACGCCGGCGCCGTGCAGGCCCTGCGTCAAGCCAACAAGAGCCTGCTGCCAGTGGGCGTCAAGGGCGTGCAGGGCAGCTTCCGCCGGGGCGAGATGGTGGTGTGCGTCGATCCCGATGGCCAGGAGGTGGCTCGTGGCCTGGCCAACTACAGTGCCGTCGAGGCGCAGAAGATCATCGGGCAGGCGTCGGATGCCATCCAGACGGTGCTCGGCTATGCGGCCGAACCAGAGCTGGTGCACCGCGATAACCTGGTACTGGTCTGA
- the obgE gene encoding GTPase Obg (ObgE; essential GTPase; exhibits high exchange rate for GTP/GDP; associates with 50S ribosomal subunit; involved in regulation of chromosomal replication): MKFVDEVSIRVKAGDGGNGCMSFRREKFIENGGPNGGDGGDGGSVYMVADENLNTLVDYRYTRHHEAQRGSNGGSTDCTGKKGEDLFLRVPVGTTVIDATTQEVIGDLVAPGQKLMVAQGGWHGLGNTRFKSSTNRAPRQTTPGKPGDQRDLKMELKVLADVGLLGLPNAGKSTFIRSVSAAKPKVADYPFTTLVPNLGVVSVDRWKSFVIADIPGLIEGASDGAGLGIRFLKHLARTRVLLHLVDLAPLDESSPADAAEVIVNELTRFSPSLAERERWLVLNKTDMLMDDERDERVKDVVERLQWEGPVYVISAIAKQGTEQLSHDLMRYLEDRADRLANDPAYAEEMAELDQRIEDEARAQLQALDDARTLRRTGVKSVHDIGDDDDWDDFEDDEDGPEIIYVRD, encoded by the coding sequence ATGAAGTTTGTTGACGAAGTATCGATTCGGGTCAAAGCCGGCGACGGCGGTAATGGGTGCATGAGCTTCCGTCGGGAGAAGTTCATCGAGAACGGCGGCCCCAACGGGGGCGACGGCGGTGATGGTGGGTCGGTCTACATGGTCGCCGACGAAAACCTCAACACCCTGGTCGACTACCGTTACACCCGTCACCACGAGGCCCAGCGCGGCTCCAATGGCGGCAGCACCGACTGCACCGGCAAGAAGGGCGAGGACCTGTTCCTGCGCGTGCCGGTCGGCACCACGGTGATCGACGCCACCACCCAGGAAGTGATCGGTGACCTGGTCGCGCCGGGGCAGAAGCTGATGGTCGCCCAGGGCGGCTGGCACGGCCTGGGCAACACCCGCTTCAAGTCCAGCACCAACCGTGCGCCGCGCCAGACCACGCCGGGCAAGCCGGGCGATCAGCGCGACCTGAAGATGGAGCTCAAGGTACTGGCCGACGTCGGCCTGCTGGGCCTGCCCAATGCCGGCAAGAGCACCTTCATCCGGTCCGTCTCGGCCGCCAAGCCGAAGGTCGCCGACTACCCGTTCACCACCTTGGTGCCGAACCTGGGCGTGGTCAGCGTCGACCGTTGGAAGAGCTTCGTCATCGCCGACATTCCGGGCCTGATCGAAGGCGCCTCGGACGGTGCCGGCCTGGGGATCCGCTTCCTCAAGCACCTGGCCCGTACCCGCGTGCTGCTGCACCTGGTCGACCTAGCGCCGCTGGACGAGAGCAGCCCGGCCGATGCCGCCGAAGTCATCGTCAACGAACTGACCCGCTTCAGCCCGTCGCTGGCCGAGCGCGAACGCTGGCTGGTGCTGAACAAGACCGACATGCTCATGGACGACGAGCGCGACGAGCGCGTCAAGGACGTGGTCGAGCGTCTGCAGTGGGAAGGTCCGGTCTACGTGATCTCGGCCATCGCCAAGCAGGGCACCGAGCAGCTCAGCCACGACCTGATGCGCTACCTCGAAGACCGTGCCGATCGCCTGGCCAACGACCCGGCCTATGCCGAGGAGATGGCCGAGCTGGATCAGCGCATCGAAGACGAGGCCCGCGCCCAGCTGCAGGCCCTGGACGATGCCCGCACCCTGCGCCGTACGGGCGTGAAGAGCGTGCACGACATCGGCGACGATGACGATTGGGATGACTTCGAAGACGACGAGGACGGTCCGGAAATCATTTACGTGCGCGACTGA
- a CDS encoding octaprenyl-diphosphate synthase — protein MQPQTFYRAVAEDFSAVDEIIKQQLTSRVPLVSKIGDYITSAGGKRLRPLLVLLCGKALGREGDDLRLLAATIEFLHTATLLHDDVVDMSGMRRGRSTANALWGNAPSVLVGDFLYSRSFEMMVQLGSMPVMQILSRATRVIAEGEVLQLSRVRDASTTEEVYMEVIRGKTAMLFEASTHSAAALAGASAEQCEALRTFGDHLGVAFQLVDDLLDYKGDSDTLGKNVGDDLAEGKPTLPLIYTMREGTAEQAALVRQAIQKGGIENLESIRAAVEASGALDYTARMARDYVARAIACLEVLPASECRDALVELSEFAVARTH, from the coding sequence ATGCAACCCCAGACCTTCTATCGCGCGGTGGCCGAAGATTTCAGCGCCGTCGATGAGATCATCAAGCAGCAGCTGACGTCGCGTGTGCCGCTGGTATCGAAGATCGGCGACTACATCACGTCGGCCGGGGGCAAGCGTCTGCGGCCCTTGCTGGTGCTGCTCTGCGGCAAGGCCCTGGGCCGCGAAGGCGACGACCTGCGCCTGCTGGCGGCGACCATCGAGTTCCTGCACACCGCAACCCTGCTGCACGACGACGTGGTCGACATGTCCGGCATGCGCCGTGGCCGCTCCACCGCCAACGCCCTGTGGGGCAACGCACCCAGCGTGCTGGTCGGCGACTTCCTCTATTCGCGCTCGTTCGAGATGATGGTCCAGCTGGGCTCCATGCCGGTCATGCAGATCCTGTCCCGGGCGACCCGGGTGATCGCCGAGGGTGAAGTGCTGCAGTTGTCGCGGGTACGCGATGCCAGCACCACCGAAGAGGTCTACATGGAGGTCATCCGCGGCAAGACCGCGATGCTGTTCGAGGCCTCCACCCACAGTGCCGCCGCGCTGGCCGGCGCCAGCGCCGAGCAGTGCGAAGCCTTGCGCACCTTCGGCGACCACCTGGGCGTGGCCTTCCAGCTGGTCGATGACCTGCTGGACTACAAGGGCGACTCCGACACCCTGGGCAAGAACGTCGGCGACGACCTGGCCGAGGGCAAGCCGACCTTGCCGCTCATCTACACCATGCGCGAAGGCACGGCCGAACAGGCAGCCCTGGTCCGCCAGGCCATCCAGAAGGGTGGCATCGAGAACCTCGAAAGCATCCGCGCCGCGGTCGAGGCCTCGGGCGCCCTGGACTACACCGCGCGCATGGCACGCGACTACGTCGCCCGCGCCATCGCCTGCCTCGAAGTGCTGCCGGCCAGCGAATGCCGTGATGCCCTGGTGGAACTGAGCGAGTTCGCCGTCGCCCGCACGCACTGA
- a CDS encoding energy transducer TonB translates to MLTESRRRAYLNAMQVVHWLPRAELPFAAPSRPELLMPVAPPSVPDRPSVEPVPLAAPGPRPSAAPQARSGERPKIEIPRPAALAKPAAVAPAEAPSPAPRPVQTPPPRFALQLLRAGRCLLLVELATGQPFQSRDPSYLLLKDMLRAAGLSDAPQIIGEPVRWPLLMRGNLDQGPEAAQDFVQGFIQARLEESPCACLWLIGLPAIRFAGQADEQAYYRELPIDGLGDAWALPGLELLMDEPQRKADVWKAMRQLMARWNAMNE, encoded by the coding sequence GTGCTGACCGAGTCTCGCCGCCGCGCTTATTTGAACGCCATGCAGGTGGTGCACTGGCTGCCGCGCGCCGAACTGCCGTTCGCGGCGCCCTCGCGGCCCGAGTTGCTGATGCCGGTGGCGCCACCGAGCGTGCCCGACAGGCCGAGCGTCGAGCCGGTGCCCCTGGCGGCACCCGGGCCGCGCCCGAGCGCTGCGCCACAGGCCCGCAGCGGCGAGCGCCCGAAGATCGAGATCCCGCGGCCTGCCGCGCTCGCCAAGCCGGCGGCGGTAGCGCCTGCCGAGGCCCCCAGCCCCGCGCCGCGCCCGGTGCAGACACCACCCCCGCGCTTTGCCCTGCAACTGCTGCGTGCAGGGCGTTGCCTGCTGCTGGTGGAGCTGGCCACCGGCCAGCCGTTCCAGAGTCGCGACCCGTCCTACCTGCTGCTCAAGGACATGCTGCGCGCCGCCGGCCTGTCGGACGCGCCACAGATCATCGGCGAGCCGGTGCGCTGGCCGCTGCTGATGCGCGGCAACCTCGACCAGGGGCCGGAGGCGGCGCAGGATTTCGTCCAGGGATTCATCCAGGCACGCCTCGAAGAGTCGCCCTGCGCATGCCTGTGGCTGATCGGCCTGCCAGCGATCCGGTTCGCCGGGCAGGCCGACGAGCAGGCGTATTACCGTGAACTACCGATCGACGGCCTGGGCGATGCCTGGGCCTTGCCGGGTCTTGAACTGTTGATGGACGAGCCGCAGCGCAAGGCGGACGTCTGGAAAGCCATGCGCCAGCTGATGGCGCGCTGGAACGCAATGAATGAGTGA